A single window of Maylandia zebra isolate NMK-2024a linkage group LG2, Mzebra_GT3a, whole genome shotgun sequence DNA harbors:
- the lamp2 gene encoding lysosome-associated membrane glycoprotein 2 isoform X3: protein MMSRCLFFFVFGIVFQLSHGIEFNVTKDGKLCLYANLELTFSVTYEDLDNQTQTAVFALTDDANSTKSTCDAKHSMLILNFGEGHAFSMSFSKIEEVYEADVVTFTYNLGDPVHFPNSKSKEPTVATGFPDIKNIGMDTCYSCKSEDLIESGDVNITLWDVQMQAFISDGNKSSEISSCPADQPISSTTAAPNTTTTAAPNATTTTIPTTAPNTTTLAPNTTTLAPNTTTLAPNTTTLAPNTTTLAPNTTTMPVPTTTPVPTLPVPTTGNYSIRTENGTVCLLANFGLRIGIKGEEMNLDPNMANVSGSCGVNSSELTLASKKMTIRFTFTNDTKKFRLHDLNISVSTSSGNFSVENSSLNLWEASIGSSYMCNKEQTFNITDALSIHTFSLHVQPFGVNKGVFSTAHECSVDDPNILVPIIVGAALAGLILIVVIAYVIGRRKTYVGYQTL from the exons ATGATGTCTcgctgccttttcttttttgtgtttggaaTCG TGTTCCAGCTATCACATGGCATTGAGTTCAATGTCACAAAAGATGGAAAGTTATGCCTCTATGCCAATCTGGAGCTCACATTCTCGGTCACCTATGAAGATCTTGACAACCAG ACTCAgacagctgtgtttgctttaacTGATGACGCCAATTCAACTAAAAGTACATGTGATGCCAAGCACTCAATGCTGATACTTAATTTTGGAGAGGGTCACGCTTTCAGTATGAGCTTCTCCAAGATTGAAGAAGTTTACGAGGCGGACGTAGTCACCTTTACCTACAATCTCGGCGACCCTGTCCACTTCCCCAACTCTAAATCAAAAG AACCTACTGTGGCAACAGGGTTTCCTGACATTAAAAACATAGGCATGGATACCTGCTACTCATGCAAAAGTGAGGACCTGATCGAAAGTGGTGACGTCAACATTACGCTGTGGGATGTGCAAATGCAGGCTTTTATCAGTGATGGCAACAAGAGTTCTGAAA TAAGCTCCTGTCCTGCAGATCAACCCATCTCAAGTACAACTGCTGCCCCCAAtaccactacaactgctgcCCCTAATGCCACAACTACAACTATCCCTACCACCGCCCCTAATACAACCACACTTGCCCCTAATACAACCACACTTGCCCCTAATACAACCACACTTGCCCCTAATACAACCACACTTGCCCCTAATACAACCACACTTGCCCCCAACACAACAACTATGCCTGTCCCTACTACCACCCCAGTACCCACTCTCCCTGTACCCACTACTGGGAACTACAGCATCAGGACTGAAAATGGCACAGTCTGTCTGCTGGCCAACTTTGGCCTGCGCATTGGTATTAAGGGCGAG GAAATGAATTTGGATCCCAATATGGCCAATGTCTCTGGATCATGTGGTGTCAACAGCAGTGAGCTTACTTTGGCATCTAAAAAAATGACTATCAGGTTTACCTTTACCAAT GACACAAAGAAATTCCGCCTGCATGATCTGAACATCAGTGTCAGCACGAGCTCTG GTAATTTTTCTGTGGAGAACTCCAGCCTCAATCTGTGGGAGGCATCCATCGGCAGCTCCTACATGTGTAACAAGGAGCAGACTTTCAACATCACCGACGCACTCTCCATCCACACCTTCAGCCTGCATGTGCAGCCCTTCGGAGTGAACAAAGGTGTTTTCAGTACAG CCCATGAATGTTCAGTGGACGACCCAAACATCTTAGTCCCAATCATTGTTGGCGCTGCTCTGGCTGGCTTAATTCTCATTGTAGTGATTGCTTACGTGATTGGTCGAAGAAAGACTTACGTTGGATATCAGACTCTTTAA
- the cul4b gene encoding cullin-4B yields MFPTGLSSPNPPPPPTQEARPAATDVKTDSGNITSTKKRKINGSEREDTSDTISSSPPKTLNSSSSSSSSPTPLHIQKKLRFEDSVDFIGLDVKMAEEAAAAAASCSNNKSKAMFLPGGVGHHANGLTKTAGSTTFSNSKPGAAKKLVIKNFREKPKLPENYTQETWQKLKEAVEAIQNSTSIKYNLEELYQAVENLCFHKISAKLYKQLRAVCEDHIKAQIDQFREDALDSVLFLKKIDKCWQDHCRQMIMIRSIFLFLDRTYVLQNSMLPSIWDMGLELFRFYIISDLKVQSKTIDGILLLIERERNGEAIDRSLLRSLLSMLSDLQIYQESFEQRFLEETNRLYAAEGQRLMQEREVPEYLHHVNKRLEEEADRVITYLDQSTQKPLILAVEKQLLGEHLTATLQKGLTNLLDENRIQDLSLLYQLFSRVRGGVSVLLQHWIEYIKAFGSTIVINPEKDKTMVQELLDFKDKVDLIIDVCFMKNEKFVNAMKEAFETFINKRPNKPAELIAKHVDSKLRAGNKEATDEELEKMLDKIMIIFRFIYGKDVFEAFYKKDLAKRLLVGKSASVDAEKSMLSKLKHECGAAFTSKLEGMFKDMELSKDIMVQFKQYMQCQNIPGNIELTVNILTMGYWPTYVPMEVHLPPEMVRLQEIFKTFYLGKHSGRKLQWQSTLGHCVLKAEFKEGKKELQVSLFQTLVLLMFNEGEEFTLEEIKVATGIEDSELRRTLQSLACGKARVLTKIPKSKDVEDGDKFSCNDDFKHKLFRIKINQIQMKETVEEQASTTERVFQDRQYQIDAAIVRIMKMRKTLTHNLLMSEVYSQLKFPVKPADLKKRIESLIDRDYMERDKENSNQYNYVA; encoded by the exons ATGTTTCCAACAGGTTTATCTTCCCCTAATCCCCCACCACCGCCAACCCAGGAGGCTAGACCCGCGGCTACTGATGTCAAAACCGACAGCGGTAACATCACATCTAcgaaaaagaggaaaataaacGGCTCGGAGAGGGAAGACACTAGTGACACGATCTCCTCTTCGCCTCCAAAGACCCTgaattcctcctcctcctcctcttcctctcccacTCCGCTGCACATTCAGAAGAAGTTGAGGTTTGAGGATTCAGTGGATTTCATTGGACTCGATGTGAAAATGGCTgaggaggctgctgctgctgctgcttcgtGCTCCAATAACAAAAGCAAAGCCATGTTCCTGCCCGGCGGCGTGGGGCACCACGCAAACGGACTGACGAAAACTGCAGGATCCACCACCTTCTCCAACAGTAAACCCGGTGCTGCCAAGAAACTAGTCATCAAGAACTTCAGAG AAAAGCCCAAATTGCCCGAGAACTACACGCAGGAGACCTGGCAGAAGCTGAAGGAGGCGGTGGAGGCCATACAGAACAGCACGTCAATCAAATACAATCTAGAGGAGCTCTACCAG GCTGTGGAAAACCTCTGCTTCCATAAGATCTCTGCCAAGTTGTACAAACAGCTGAGGGCCGTGTGTGAAGACCACATCAAGGCACAAATTGATCAGTTCAGAGA GGATGCCCTGGACAGCGTGCTTTTCCTGAAGAAAATTGACAAGTGCTGGCAAGATCACTGTAGACAAATG ATCATGATTAGGAGTATATTCCTGTTTTTGGATCGCACCTACGTTTTACAGAATTCCATGCTGCCATCGATTTG GGACATGGGTCTGGAGCTGTTCCGGTTCTACATCATCAGCGATCTGAAGGTTCAGAGCAAAACCATCGACGGGATTCTGCTGCTCATTGAGAGGGAGCGAAACGGAGAGGCGATAGACCGCAGTCTGCTGAGGAGCCTGCTGAGCATGCTCTCTGACCTTCAG ATTTATCAAGAGTCCTTTGAGCAACGCTTTCTGGAGGAAACTAATCGACTGTACGCTGCAGAGGGACAGAGGCTGATGCAGGAGAGAGAG gtACCAGAATATCTCCATCATGTTAACAAGCGCTTGGAGGAGGAGGCTGACAGAGTAATCACGTACCTGGACCAGAGCACACA AAAACCGCTCATCCTTGCTGTGGAGAAGCAGCTGCTTGGTGAACATCTCACAGCAACTCTGCAAAAAG GTCTGACCAACCTGCTGGATGAGAACAGAATTCAGGATCTGTCTCTCCTCTATCAGCTCTTCAGTCGAGTGCGTGGTGGCGTTAGCGTGCTCCTGCAGCACTGGATAGAATACATAAAG GCTTTTGGAAGCACGATCGTAATCAATCCGGAAAAAGACAAAACCATGGTGCAGGAGTTGCTGGACTTTAAAGATAAAGTGGATCTAATCATCGACGTGTGTTTCATGAAGAATGAGAAATTTGTTAATGCCATGAAGGAAGCTTTTGAAACATTCATCAACAAACGGCCAAATAAACCTGCAGAGCTCATAG CAAAACATGTGGATTCAAAGCTGAGGGCAGGAAACAAAGAGGCCACGGATGAAGAGCTGGAGAAGATGCTGGATAAGATCATGATTATCTTTAGATTCATCTATG GAAAAGATGTTTTCGAGGCGTTTTACAAAAAGGACCTGGCTAAGAGGTTGCTGGTTGGAAAAAGTGCTTCTGTTGATGCTGAAAAATCAATGCTGTCAAAGCTTAAACACG AATGTGGAGCAGCGTTCACCAGCAAGTTGGAGGGGATGTTCAAGGACATGGAGCTTTCTAAGGACATCATGGTGCAGTTCAAACAG tATATGCAGTGCCAAAACATTCCCGGCAATATCGAGCTGACAGTGAATATCCTCACTATGGGCTACTGGCCAACGTACGTCCCTATGGAAGTGCACCTGCCACCTGAG ATGGTGCGACTGCAGGAGATCTTCAAGACTTTCTACCTGGGCAAACACAGTGGCAGGAAGCTGCAGTGGCAGTCGACGTTAGGCCACTGTGTCTTAAAAGCTGAATTTAAAGAG GGCAAGAAGGAGCTGCAGGTGTCACTTTTCCAAACCCTTGTCTTACTGATGTTTAATGAGGGAGAGGAGTTCACCCTGGAAGAGATCAAAGTGGCAACAGGAATAG AGGACAGTGAGCTACGGCGGACTCTTCAGTCACTTGCATGTGGTAAAGCACGTGTCCtcaccaaaatcccaaaaagcAAAGATGTAGAAGATGGGGACAAGTTTTCCTGCAATGACGACTTCAAACACAAGCTGTTCAGGATCAAAATAAACCAGATCCAGATGAAAGAAACA GTGGAGGAGCAAGCCAGCACCACAGAAAGAGTCTTTCAGGATCGTCAGTACCAGATCGATGCTGCCATTGTGCGGATCATGAAGATGAGGAAGACTCTGACCCATAATCTTTTGATGTCTGAAGTGTACAGTCAGCTGAAGTTCCCCGTCAAG CCTGCTGACTTGAAAAAGAGGATAGAGTCTCTTATTGACAGGGACTACATGGAGCGTGACAAGGAGAACTCCAACCAGTACAACTATGTGGCTTAG
- the mcts1 gene encoding malignant T-cell-amplified sequence 1, translating into MFKKFDEKENVSNCIQLKTSVIKGIKNQLLEQFPDIEAWLNQIMPKKDPVKIVRCHEHIEILTVNGELLFFRQREGPFYPTLRLLHKYPFILPHQQVDKGAIKFVLSGANIMCPGLTSPGAKLYPAKADTVVAIMAEGKQHALCVGVMKMSTENIEKVNKGIGIENVHYLNDGLWHMKTYK; encoded by the exons ATGTTTAAAAA ATTTGATGAAAAGGAAAATGTGTCCAACTGTATCCAGCTGAAGACATCAGTGATCAAAGGTATCAAAAATCAGCTGTTGGAACAGTTCCCTGACATCGAGGCATGGCTCAATCAGATAATGCCGAAAAAGGACCCTGTGAAGATAGTGAGATG CCATGAACACATTGAAATCCTGACAGTGAATGGAGAGCTGCTTTTCTTCAGACAGAGAGAAGGACCTTTCTACCCAACCCTCAGACTGTTGCATAAAT ATCCTTTTATTCTTCCACACCAGCAAGTAGACAAAGGGGCCATTAAATTTGTCTTGAGTGGAGCCAACATCATGTGCCCTGGGTTGACATCGCCAGGCGCTAAACTCTACCCAGCTAAGGCTGACACAGTTGTC GCAATCATGGCAGAGGGGAAACAACATGCACTTTGTGTTGGCGTGATGAAGATGTCTACAGAGAACAT agaaaaagtcAACAAGGGAATCGGGATTGAAAACGTCCACTATCTGAACGACGGACTGTGGCACATGAAGACGTATAAATGA